One segment of Panicum virgatum strain AP13 chromosome 3K, P.virgatum_v5, whole genome shotgun sequence DNA contains the following:
- the LOC120698487 gene encoding transcription factor ILR3-like — protein sequence MSCGGQAGGWLLDYGLVEEEIQGSEFIYMVDDPAVSSVILGFDAPRKEDGVQDNTAAKKRSRPESSAPPGTKACREKLRRDRLNERFNELCAILEPGKPPKADKVAILSDAARLLSQLRAEAQKLKQSNESLQDSIKSLKAEKSKLRDEKTRLKAEKERLEQMLKGVSAAAAPAPFVPHPAAAAAPSFHPAAFVQAGKFVPYPTYPPPAAFWQWIPPTSLDTSKDPAHWPPVA from the exons ATGAGCTGCGGGGGGCAGGCCGGCGGGTGGCTGCTGGACTACgggctggtggaggaggagatCCAGGGCTCCGAGTTCATCTACATGGTCGACGACCCGGCCGTCTCCAG CGTCATACTGGGGTTCGATGCTCCCAGGAAGGAGGACGGCGTCCAGGACAACACCGCCGCCAAGAAGAG ATCCCGGCCGGAGTCCAGCGCCCCGCCCGGCACCAAGGCTTGCCGTGAAAAGCTCCGGCGAGACAGGCTCAACGAAAG gttcaacgaactcTGTGCCATCTTGGAGCCTGGGAAGCCGCCCAAGGCCGACAAAGTCGCCATTCTAAGTGACGCTGCCCGCCTCCTGAGCCAGCTGCGTGCTGAGGCCCAGAAGCTGAAGCAGTCAAACGAATCGCTCCAGGACTCCATCAAGAGCCTCAAG GCTGAGAAGTCTAAGCTGCGCGATGAGAAGACGAGGCTGAAGGCCGAGAAGGAGAGGCTGGAGCAGATGCTCAAGGGCGtcagcgccgcggccgccccggcGCCCTTCGTCCCGcaccctgctgccgccgccgcaccgtcgTTCCACCCGGCGGCGTTTGTCCAGGCCGGCAAGTTCGTCCCGTACCCCACCTACCCGCCACCGGCCGCGTTCTGGCAGTGGATACCGCCGACGTCCCTGGACACGTCCAAGGACCCCGCGCACTGGCCGCCGGTAGCGTAG
- the LOC120700739 gene encoding sucrose-phosphate synthase-like: MSAKRKEQEQVRREATEDLAEDLSEAADTLGELVPVETAKKKFQRNFSDVTVWSDDNKEKKLYTVLISVHGLVRGENMELGRDSDTGGQEKYVVELARALSMMPGVYRVDLFTRQVSSPDVDWSYGEPTCWSILSPCVFPFIDGEGMGESGGAYIVRIPCGPRDKYLKKEALWPYLQEFVDGALGHILNMSKAVGEQVGNGRPVLPYVIHGHYADAGDVAALLSGALNVPMVLTGHSLGRNKLEQLLKQGRMSKEDIDSTYKIMRRIEGEELALDASELVITSTRQEINEQWGLYDGFDVKLEKVLRAWARRGVSCHGRFMPRMVVIPPGMDFSNVIPEDIDGDGDGKDDIISLEGASPKSMPPIWAEVMRFLTNPHKPMILALSRPDPKKNITTLVKAFGECRPLRELANLTLIMGNRDDIDEMSASNASVLTTVLKLIDKYDLCGSVAFPKHHNQADVPEIYRLAAKMKGVFINPALVEPFGLTLIEAAAHGLPIVATKNGGPVDITTALNNGLLVDPHDQNAIADALLKLVADKNLWQECRRNGLRNIHLYSWPEHCRTYLTRIAGCWLRNPRWLKDTPADAGADEELLEDSMDAQDLSLRLSIDGEKNISDGERLILGISSILS; encoded by the exons ATGTCAGCGAAGAggaaggagcaggagcaggtgcGCCGTGAGGCAACGGAGGACCTGGCCGAGGATCTGTCAGAAGCCGCAGACACTCTCGGCGAGCTGGTGCCGGTGGAAACGGCCAAGAAGAAGTTCCAGAGGAACTTCTCTGACGTCACCGTATGGTCTGATGACAATAAGGAGAAGAAGCTTTACACTGTGCTCATCAG TGTGCATGGTCTTGTCCGTGGTGAAAACATGGAACTAGGTCGGGATTCAGATACAGGTGGCCAG GAGAAATACGTTGTTGAACTCGCAAGAGCGCTGTCAATGATGCCTGGTGTGTACAGGGTAGACCTCTTCACTCGTCAAGTGTCCTCTCCTGACGTGGACTGGAGTTATGGGGAGCCTacttgttggagtatattgagcccatgtgtat TTCCATTCATTGATGGAGAGGGGATGGGTGAGAGTGGCGGGGCGTACATTGTGCGCATACCGTGCGGGCCAAGGGATAAATACCTCAAGAAGGAAGCATTGTGGCCTTACCTCCAAGAGTTTGTTGACGGAGCTCTTGGGCATATCCTGAACATGTCCAAGGCTGTGGGAGAGCAGGTTGGCAATGGGAGACCAGTCCTACCTTATGTGATCCATGGCCACTATGCCGACGCTGGAGATGTTGCTGCTCTTCTTTCCGGGGCGTTGAATGTACCGATGGTGCTCACTGGTCATTCCCTTGGGAGGAATAAGCTGGAGCAACTGCTCAAGCAAGGGCGCATGTCCAAGGAGGATATTGATTCAACCTACAAGATCATGAGGCGTATTGAGGGTGAGGAGCTTGCATTGGATGCGTCAGAGCTTGTCATCACGAGCACAAGACAAGAGATTAATGAGCAATGGGGATTGTACGATGGATTCGATGTCAAGCTTGAGAAAGTGTTGAGGGCATGGGCGCGGCGTGGTGTTAGTTGCCATGGCCGTTTCATGCCTAGGATGGTG GTGATCCCTCCTGGAATGGATTTCAGCAACGTGATTCCAGAAGACATTGATGGAGATGGTGACGGCAAAGATGATATCATTAGTTTGGAGGGCGCTTCACCAAAGTCGATGCCCCCAATTTGGGCTGAG GTGATGCGGTTCCTAACCAATCCTCACAAGCCGATGATCCTGGCGCTGTCGAGGCCTGACCCAAAGAAGAACATCACCACCCTCGTCAAAGCATTTGGAGAGTGCCGCCCACTCAGGGAACTTGCAAATCTT ACTCTTATCATGGGGAACAGAGATGACATTGATGAAATGTCTGCTAGCAACGCAAGTGTCCTCACCACAGTTCTGAAGCTGATTGACAAGTATGATCTATGTGGAAGCGTGGCATTTCCCAAGCATCACAACCAAGCTGACGTTCCAGAGATCTACCGCCTTGCAGCCAAAATGAAG GGCGTCTTCATCAACCCTGCTCTCGTTGAACCATTTGGTCTCACCTTGATAGAG GCTGCAGCACATGGACTCCCGATAGTTGCCACCAAGAACGGCGGTCCTGTCGACATTACAACT GCGTTGAACAACGGGCTGCTAGTTGACCCGCATGACCAGAACGCCATCGCCGACGCGCTACTGAAGCTTGTAGCGGACAAAAACCTGTGGCAGGAGTGCCGGAGGAACGGGCTGCGCAACATCCACCTCTACTCGTGGCCGGAGCACTGCCGCACGTACCTCACAAGGATTGCTGGGTGCTGGTTAAGGAACCCGCGGTGGCTGAAGGACACACCGGCCGACGCTGGTGCCGATGAGGAGTTGCTGGAGGACTCCATGGACGCCCAGGACCTTTCGCTCCGTCTGTCCATCGACGGTGAGAAGAACATATCAGATGGAGAAAGGCTTATattggggatctcttcaatTTTATCCTGA